The following are encoded in a window of Salvelinus fontinalis isolate EN_2023a chromosome 40, ASM2944872v1, whole genome shotgun sequence genomic DNA:
- the LOC129839755 gene encoding CCN family member 1-like: MAKRVIFVFLTMAVTSQVGASCPAVCECPAMPLSCLPGVSAVADGCECCKVCASQLNQDCSPTMPCDHHKGLECNYGNDVTLAQGICRARKEGRTCEYNGRIYQNGENFRAGCKHQCTCIDGVVGCSLLCANRLPPVTPSCPFPRLFRVPGQCCFTVDCHKGTWRLPPTKQHRQPTQPKPQPDQYQPDNTLGNELVERGKGWENEQGYKHLPVWKHSLEKCVVQTTDWSQCSRSCGMGVSSRITNDNAQCKLDRETRLCTIRPCGDVAIPPKKGKKCSPTPKAPEAMRLSYGECQSVRLYRPNYCGACTDGRCCSPRRTRTVPVTFVCPDGERFQRDAMFIQSCRCSKECGHLNEVALPPQHWMYGDTHKFID; encoded by the exons ATGGCAAAACGTGTCATCTTTGTTTTCTTGACAATGGCAGTCACCAGTCAG gtgggTGCCAGCTGCCCGGCGGTGTGTGAGTGTCCAGCCATGCCCCTCTCGTGCCTGCCCGGGGTGAGTGCGGTGGCCGACGGCTGCGAGTGCTGCAAGGTGTGTGCCTCCCAGCTGAACCAGGACTGCAGCCCCACGATGCCCTGCGACCACCACAAGGGACTGGAGTGCAACTACGGCAATGACGTGACCCTGGCCCAGGGCATCTGCAGGG CGAGAAAGGAGGGTCGTACGTGTGAGTACAACGGGAGGATCTACCAGAACGGCGAGAACTTCCGCGCCGGCTGTAAACACCAGTGTACCTGCATCGACGGCGTCGTGGGCTGTTCCCTGCTCTGTGCCAACCGTCTGCCCCCCGTCACCCCCTCCTGCCCCTTCCCCCGGTTGTTCAGGGTGCCTGGGCAGTGCTGCTTCACCGTGGACTGCCACAAGGGTACCTGGCGCCTTCCCCCCACCAAGCAACATCGCCAACCAACACAACCCAAACCTCAGCCAGACCAGTACCAGCCGGATAACACACTGGGCAATGAGCTGGTGGAGAGAGGCAAGGGCTGGGAGAATGAACAGGGCTACAAGCACCTGCCCG TATGGAAGCATTCGTTGGAGAAGTGTGTTGTCCAGACAACGGACTGGTCCCAGTGCTCACGAAGCTGTGGGATGGGAGTGTCCTCACGCATCACCAACGACAACGCCCAGTGTAAGCTGGATAGAGAGACGCGCCTCTGCACCATCCGGCCCTGCGGTGACGTAGCCATCCCACCCAAG AAGGGCAAGAAGTGCTCCCCGACCCCAAAAGCCCCAGAAGCCATGCGTCTGTCGTATGGCGAGTGTCAGAGTGTCCGCCTCTACCGGCCCAATTACTGCGGCGCGTGTACGGATGGCCGCTGCTGCTCGCCGCGTCGCACGCGCACCGTTCCTGTGACTTTTGTGTGCCCGGATGGCGAGCGTTTCCAGAGAGACGCCATGTTCATCCAGTCGTGCAGGTGTAGCAAGGAATGCGGCCATCTCAACGAAGTGGCCTTGCCACCACAGCACTGGATGTATGGAGACACACATAAGTTCATCGACTAG
- the LOC129839431 gene encoding ATP-dependent RNA helicase DDX39A-like, with translation MAENDVDNELLDYEEDEEPQVALETATPAGKKEVKGSYVSIHSSGFRDFLLKPELLRAIVDCGFEHPSEVQHECIPQAILGMDILCQAKSGMGKTAVFVLATLQQIEPVDGQVSVLVMCHTRELAFQISKEYERFSKYMPTVKAAVFFGGLSIKKDEDVLKKNCPHIVVGTPGRILALIRNKTLNLKNVKHFVLDECDKMLEQLDMRRDVQDIFRLTPHEKQCMMFSATLSKEIRPVCRKFMQDPMEVFVDDETKLTLHGLQQYYCKLKDSEKNRKLFDLLDVLEFNQVVIFVKSVQRCVALSQLLVEQNFPAIAIHRGMAQEERLSRYQQFKDFQRRILVATNLFGRGMDIERVNIVFNYDMPEDSDTYLHRVARAGRFGTKGLAVTFVSDETDAKTLNDVQDRFEVNVAELPEEIDISTYIEQSR, from the exons ATGGCAGAGAACGACGTTGACAATGAGCTGTTGGACTATGAAGAGGATGAGGAGCCTCAGGTTGCCTTGGAGACCGCCACACCTGCTGGCAAGAAGGAGGTAAAGGGCTCTTACGTCTCCATCCACAGCTCCGGCTTCCGAGACTTCCTGCTCAAACCAGAGCTGCTCCGCGCCATTGTTGACTGTGGCTTTGAACATCCCTCTGAAG TCCAACACGAGTGCATCCCACAGGCCATCCTGGGCATGGACATCCTGTGCCAGGCCAAGTCTGGTATGGGCAAGACGGCTGTGTTTGTACTGGCCACCCTGCAGCAGATTGAGCCTGTGGACGGGCAG gTGTCTGTGCTGGTGATGTGCCACACACGAGAGCTGGCCTTCCAGATCAGCAAAGAGTATGAGCGCTTCTCCAAGTACATGCCCACCGTCAAGGCAGCCGTGTTCTTCGGGGGCCTGTCCATCAAGAAGGACGAGGACGTGCTGAAGAAGAATTGCCCCCACATTGTGGTGGGAACACCCGGCCGCATCCTGGCCCTCATCCGCAACAAGACCCTCAACCTGAAGAACGTGAAGCACTTTGTCCTGGACGAGTGTGACAAGATGCTGGAGCAGCTGG ACATGAGGCGTGATGTTCAGGACATCTTCAGGCTCACACCCCACGAGAAGCAGTGCATGATGTTCAGCGCCACCCTAAGCAAAGAGATCCGCCCTGTCTGCCGCAAGTTCATGCAGGAT CCCATGGAGGTGTTTGTGGACGATGAGACCAAGCTGACGCTGCACGGCCTGCAGCAGTACTACTGCAAGCTGAAGGATAGCGAGAAGAACCGCAAGCTCTTCGACCTGCTCGACGTGCTTGAGTTCAACCAG GTGGTGATCTTCGTGAAGTCTGTGCAGCGCTGTGTGGCTCTGTCTCAGCTGCTGGTGGAGCAGAACTTCCCTGCAATCGCCATTCACAGGGGCATGGCTCAGGAGGAGAG gCTTTCCCGGTACCAGCAGTTCAAGGACTTCCAAAGGCGGATCCTGGTGGCCACCAACCTGTTTGGCCGAGGGATGGACATTGAGCGCGTCAACATCGTCTTCAACTACGACATGCCCGAGGATTCCGACACCTACCTGCACAGAGTGGCCCGTGCCGGCAGGTTCGGGACGAAAGGTCTGGCCGTGACCTTTGTGTCCGACGAGACTGACGCTAAGACCCTGAACGATGTGCAGGACCGCTTTGAGGTTAACGTGGCAGAGCTCCCAGAAGAGATTGACATCTCCACCTACA TTGAACAGTCCAGATGA